The following are encoded in a window of Rhizobium sp. WYJ-E13 genomic DNA:
- a CDS encoding ThuA domain-containing protein → MTIKVTIWNEGRHEQVHKEVQDIYPDRIDGAIAAGIAHPDFEIRRGTLDDSDEGLPDSVLNDTDVLLWWGHMAHEEVSDGLIDRVQQRVLKGMGLLVLHSGHHSKLFRRLMGTNANLSWRETPEGDLERVWVVNPSHPIAEGLPPYFEVNASEMYGEPFDIPQPDELVFISWYSGGEVFRSGCTFQRGRGRIFFFSPGHETYPIYHDKTVHKVISNGIRWAQQKHTGGRILENWHRKEPLHGRPDKAKA, encoded by the coding sequence ATGACAATCAAGGTCACGATCTGGAACGAAGGACGCCACGAGCAGGTCCACAAGGAAGTTCAGGATATTTATCCTGACCGCATCGACGGCGCGATCGCAGCCGGTATCGCCCATCCCGATTTCGAGATCCGTCGCGGCACGCTCGACGATTCGGATGAAGGCCTGCCGGATTCCGTGCTCAACGATACCGACGTGCTGCTCTGGTGGGGGCATATGGCGCATGAGGAGGTCAGCGACGGGCTGATCGACCGCGTCCAGCAGCGGGTGCTGAAGGGCATGGGCCTGCTTGTCCTGCATTCCGGCCATCACTCCAAGCTCTTCCGCCGGCTGATGGGCACCAACGCCAACCTCTCATGGCGCGAGACGCCGGAAGGCGATCTGGAGCGCGTCTGGGTGGTCAATCCCTCGCATCCGATCGCCGAGGGACTGCCGCCCTATTTCGAGGTCAATGCCTCGGAAATGTATGGCGAGCCCTTCGACATTCCGCAGCCGGACGAACTGGTGTTCATTTCCTGGTATTCCGGTGGCGAGGTGTTTCGCAGCGGCTGCACCTTCCAGCGCGGGCGCGGGCGCATCTTCTTCTTCAGCCCCGGCCATGAGACCTATCCGATCTATCACGACAAGACCGTACACAAGGTCATCTCGAATGGCATCCGCTGGGCGCAACAGAAGCACACGGGTGGGCGCATCCTCGAAAACTGGCACCGCAAGGAGCCGCTGCACGGCCGGCCGGACAAGGCAAAAGCCTAA
- a CDS encoding ABC transporter ATP-binding protein has translation MINLRNVRKFYGALEVIKGVDITVEDGEFAVFVGPSGCGKSTLLRMIAGLEGIDEGDLVLNGQRINDVPPDKRGIAMVFQSYALYPHMTVAENIGFSLSLKKVPEADIKKQVEGVAEILQLTDYLSRKPGALSGGQRQRVAIGRAIIKKPSLILFDEPLSNLDSALRVQMRAELQRLHRELKATVVYVTHDQVEAMTMADRIVVLNKGVVAQQGAPMELYHQPDNEFVATFIGSPKMNVLPMTATRRDAGKVHLESPLGLAIDLSDADGSVPQGEAKLGIRPEHLKLAPQGQGDFSAEVVIVERLGVETYLTVGSQQQPIVVRTEGDMTIRPGDRVSLTADRAACHLFDSAGRVVRSATA, from the coding sequence ATGATCAATCTCAGAAACGTTCGCAAATTCTATGGCGCGCTCGAAGTCATCAAGGGCGTCGACATCACGGTGGAAGACGGCGAATTTGCCGTCTTCGTCGGCCCGTCCGGCTGCGGCAAGTCCACGCTCTTGCGCATGATTGCCGGCCTTGAAGGCATCGACGAGGGCGATCTGGTGCTGAACGGCCAGCGCATCAACGATGTGCCGCCGGACAAGCGCGGCATCGCCATGGTGTTCCAGTCCTACGCGCTCTATCCGCATATGACCGTCGCGGAGAATATCGGCTTCTCGCTGAGCCTCAAGAAGGTGCCGGAAGCTGACATCAAGAAGCAGGTGGAAGGCGTCGCCGAGATCCTGCAGCTGACCGACTATCTCAGCCGCAAGCCGGGCGCGCTATCCGGCGGCCAGCGTCAGCGTGTGGCGATCGGCCGTGCGATCATCAAGAAGCCGTCGCTGATCCTGTTCGACGAGCCGCTCTCGAACCTCGATTCGGCGCTGCGCGTGCAGATGCGCGCCGAGCTGCAGCGCCTGCATCGGGAACTGAAGGCGACTGTCGTCTATGTCACGCATGACCAGGTCGAGGCGATGACGATGGCCGACCGTATCGTCGTTCTGAACAAGGGCGTCGTCGCCCAGCAGGGCGCGCCGATGGAACTCTATCACCAGCCAGACAATGAGTTCGTGGCGACCTTCATCGGTTCGCCGAAAATGAACGTGCTGCCGATGACGGCGACGCGCCGGGATGCCGGCAAAGTGCATCTGGAAAGCCCGCTCGGTCTTGCGATCGATCTCTCGGATGCAGACGGTTCCGTGCCGCAGGGCGAGGCGAAGCTCGGCATCCGGCCGGAACATCTGAAGCTCGCGCCGCAAGGGCAGGGTGATTTTTCGGCGGAGGTCGTCATCGTCGAGCGGCTCGGCGTCGAGACCTATCTGACGGTTGGCTCGCAGCAGCAGCCGATCGTCGTGCGCACGGAAGGAGACATGACCATCCGTCCCGGCGACCGCGTTTCGCTGACGGCCGATCGCGCCGCCTGCCATCTGTTTGATTCCGCCGGCCGGGTTGTCCGTTCGGCAACCGCCTGA
- a CDS encoding carbohydrate ABC transporter permease, protein MAVISPSEGANKTRSDLIAYATLSIISIFCAVPFFWVLLASVDGNAQLFLRWPEQWTLANYVRVFTKEDGAKWLFNSLFVVGGATLIVMVLAGLGGYALSRTRAWWKLPFLYAILLIRVLPPTALVVPLYKFLLTLNNAEGAILRPIFGSYARDIMRWTGFIDGYLGIMLVLATMQLPLALWIMKTFFDGLPRDYEEAAVMDGATMMQRIRRVLIPLAMPGLAAAGLFAFMSAWGDFLLPLIFLSSPELQTLPLGLFRAFLRINEIDYGLLTALAFIYLLPAVVAFGFARRFLVQTFSGGVKG, encoded by the coding sequence ATGGCCGTTATTTCCCCGAGCGAAGGTGCCAACAAGACCCGCTCCGACCTCATCGCCTATGCCACGCTGTCGATCATCTCGATCTTTTGCGCCGTGCCCTTCTTCTGGGTGCTGCTCGCCTCCGTCGACGGCAATGCGCAGCTCTTCCTGCGCTGGCCGGAGCAGTGGACGCTCGCAAACTATGTGCGCGTCTTCACGAAGGAGGACGGCGCGAAGTGGCTGTTCAATTCGCTCTTCGTGGTCGGCGGCGCCACATTGATCGTCATGGTGCTTGCGGGGCTCGGCGGTTATGCGCTGTCGCGCACGCGAGCCTGGTGGAAGCTGCCCTTCCTTTACGCGATCCTGCTCATCCGCGTGCTGCCGCCGACAGCACTCGTCGTGCCGCTCTACAAGTTCCTGCTGACGCTGAACAATGCGGAAGGCGCGATTCTCAGGCCGATCTTCGGCAGCTATGCCCGCGATATCATGCGCTGGACCGGGTTCATCGACGGTTATCTCGGCATCATGCTGGTGCTTGCCACCATGCAGCTGCCACTGGCGCTCTGGATCATGAAGACCTTCTTCGATGGCCTGCCGCGCGACTATGAGGAAGCAGCCGTCATGGACGGGGCGACGATGATGCAGCGCATCCGCCGCGTGCTGATTCCGCTTGCGATGCCCGGGCTTGCGGCTGCCGGTCTCTTCGCCTTTATGTCGGCCTGGGGGGATTTCCTGTTGCCGCTGATCTTCCTTTCGTCGCCAGAGCTGCAGACGCTGCCGCTTGGTCTTTTCCGCGCCTTCCTGCGCATCAACGAGATCGATTACGGACTGCTGACGGCTCTCGCCTTCATTTACCTGCTGCCCGCCGTCGTCGCCTTCGGCTTTGCGCGGCGCTTCCTCGTCCAGACTTTTTCGGGCGGTGTGAAGGGCTGA
- a CDS encoding carbohydrate ABC transporter permease translates to MARNSHEKRTERQLLLVLLPSLILLLAFVIYPALYSVYLSFTNEALTGAAALRPRFVGIRNYARLLNDAKFWNSLFVTFVFVMGSAVIGQFVLGLVSAMALRRPIRFRQFFSSVILLPNAAPEVVAGFMWISMLAGGEHATLSRIVAFFGINPADWLNAFPLSMIIIVNTWRGIATAMILLTAGLSTIPAEIYEAARMDGATPSQMFRRITLPLMMPTILLYMLISAVSTIAVFGFVYALTRGGPGGATEVVSIYIYNQSFTAFQLGYGAAVAVVALIISLILGIGYVRAMKVEV, encoded by the coding sequence ATGGCCCGAAACTCTCATGAAAAGCGAACCGAGCGCCAACTCCTGCTGGTTCTGCTGCCGTCGCTGATCCTGCTTCTGGCCTTTGTGATCTATCCCGCCCTCTATTCCGTCTATCTGAGCTTCACCAACGAGGCGCTGACAGGGGCTGCGGCGCTGCGGCCGCGTTTCGTCGGCATCCGCAACTACGCGCGCCTTCTCAACGATGCGAAATTCTGGAATTCGCTATTCGTCACCTTCGTCTTTGTCATGGGGTCGGCCGTCATCGGGCAGTTCGTGCTCGGGCTGGTCTCGGCCATGGCGCTGCGGCGGCCGATCCGTTTTCGCCAGTTCTTCTCCTCGGTCATTCTTCTGCCGAATGCCGCACCGGAAGTGGTTGCCGGCTTCATGTGGATCTCGATGCTGGCCGGCGGCGAACATGCCACTCTGTCGCGCATCGTCGCCTTCTTTGGTATCAATCCGGCCGACTGGCTGAACGCCTTTCCACTGTCGATGATCATCATCGTCAATACCTGGCGCGGTATTGCCACTGCGATGATCCTGCTGACGGCCGGCCTCAGCACCATTCCCGCTGAAATTTACGAGGCGGCGCGCATGGATGGCGCGACACCCTCGCAGATGTTCCGCCGCATCACCCTGCCGCTGATGATGCCGACGATCCTGCTCTACATGCTGATCTCGGCCGTCTCCACCATCGCCGTCTTCGGCTTCGTCTATGCGCTGACGCGCGGCGGGCCGGGCGGGGCAACGGAGGTCGTCAGTATCTATATCTACAACCAGTCGTTTACGGCCTTCCAGCTCGGCTACGGTGCTGCGGTCGCGGTCGTCGCGCTCATCATCTCGCTGATCCTCGGTATCGGCTACGTGCGGGCCATGAAGGTGGAGGTCTGA
- a CDS encoding ABC transporter substrate-binding protein has translation MKKTVIGGLCAILLSAVSTLAHAETIRVANHGQAGIDAMKSTVERIEKKYGVTVEVVEYPAPDKDYLTKLLTELGAGNAPDLFSIPTTAAVADMVEAGYLAPVTTEFKAWNGYANLYDVAKQLAVSPDGETYVMPFMLGIQEIYYRKDVLEKAGISTEQPKTWQELLDRAAEVKQKTGSYGLLFPAGVSWGSGAFDEGFQHLIVGSKTPQLVDADGKLDLNGEGVKDVFNVYKTLIDKDLMPVQPLLGPEPWVVPKYEMFPAGKLAATTCGSWCYIFDWGRESKNPIPDVTKIVGTWTVPGQSGGQYVLANLAAPWAVNSKSANVELAKKALMEIGSVATQVSYAARIGNIPASKDAAKDPEFQKLTELVPIHAAAGNGVFLKQASGFGTVAEGVARATEALLRKETDAAGAQKILVDYVKETLGDDMVK, from the coding sequence TTGAAGAAGACGGTTATCGGTGGCCTGTGCGCCATCCTGCTCAGCGCGGTTTCGACGCTGGCCCATGCGGAAACAATTCGTGTTGCCAATCACGGTCAGGCCGGCATCGACGCGATGAAGTCGACCGTCGAGCGGATCGAGAAGAAATATGGTGTGACCGTCGAGGTCGTCGAATATCCGGCGCCGGACAAGGATTATCTCACCAAGCTTCTGACCGAACTTGGCGCCGGCAATGCACCCGATCTCTTCTCCATCCCGACGACGGCTGCCGTTGCCGACATGGTTGAAGCCGGCTACCTCGCGCCTGTGACCACCGAATTCAAGGCCTGGAATGGTTATGCCAACCTCTATGACGTCGCCAAGCAGCTTGCCGTCAGCCCGGATGGCGAAACCTATGTGATGCCGTTCATGCTCGGCATTCAGGAAATCTATTATCGCAAGGATGTGCTCGAAAAGGCCGGCATTTCCACGGAGCAACCCAAAACGTGGCAGGAGCTTCTCGACCGCGCCGCCGAGGTCAAGCAGAAGACCGGCTCTTACGGCTTGCTCTTCCCGGCCGGTGTATCCTGGGGCAGCGGCGCTTTCGACGAAGGCTTCCAGCATCTGATCGTCGGCTCCAAGACGCCGCAGCTCGTTGATGCCGATGGCAAGCTCGATCTCAATGGCGAGGGCGTGAAGGATGTCTTCAACGTCTACAAGACGCTGATCGACAAGGATCTGATGCCTGTGCAGCCGCTGCTCGGACCGGAGCCCTGGGTCGTGCCGAAATATGAAATGTTCCCGGCCGGCAAGCTTGCCGCCACCACCTGCGGCTCCTGGTGCTACATCTTCGACTGGGGTCGTGAGAGCAAGAACCCGATCCCTGATGTGACCAAGATCGTCGGCACCTGGACCGTTCCGGGCCAGAGCGGTGGCCAGTATGTGCTTGCCAACCTCGCTGCTCCGTGGGCCGTCAACTCCAAGTCCGCCAATGTGGAACTTGCCAAGAAGGCGCTGATGGAAATCGGCTCGGTCGCAACGCAGGTCTCCTACGCTGCCCGCATCGGCAACATCCCGGCCAGCAAGGACGCTGCCAAGGATCCGGAATTCCAGAAGCTGACGGAACTCGTTCCGATCCATGCCGCTGCTGGAAACGGCGTCTTCCTGAAGCAGGCTTCCGGCTTCGGCACGGTTGCCGAAGGCGTGGCGCGTGCTACCGAGGCCCTGCTGCGCAAGGAGACGGATGCTGCCGGCGCCCAGAAGATCCTTGTCGATTACGTCAAGGAAACGCTCGGCGACGACATGGTCAAGTAA
- a CDS encoding Gfo/Idh/MocA family protein, which yields MSQKLRLGVIGAGLKAAEYAQSWAKMPEIEFAALADTSEASRKRLIDVCTAAGAPEPKSFADYRDLLAECRGELDIIYVSTPHASHAEQATAVAEAGLDLFLEKPMVTTVAEAETLIAAQKKSGVTIVTAFQGGLSPLVLDTRKRALLGEFGELIAISGMIWESWSSNYEGHWKQQPEISGGGFMFDTGAHMMNTVCLLANSDFDSVSAYMNNHGKKVDIATAVSARLKNGALATLTAAGEGPPGCASYITFFYSKAIVRIDAWGGWREISVGRTSEPREEAEILSNPMKNFLAIRAGTMENSGSVEMGLRFARLWDAIKESAAADGTPVRIAG from the coding sequence ATGTCTCAGAAATTGCGCCTCGGCGTCATCGGCGCCGGCTTGAAGGCGGCCGAGTATGCTCAGAGCTGGGCAAAGATGCCGGAAATTGAATTCGCAGCACTCGCCGACACCAGCGAAGCCTCCCGAAAGCGCCTCATCGACGTCTGCACGGCGGCCGGTGCGCCAGAGCCGAAGAGCTTCGCCGATTACCGGGATCTGCTGGCAGAGTGCCGCGGCGAACTCGACATCATCTATGTCTCCACCCCGCACGCCTCCCATGCAGAGCAGGCGACAGCCGTTGCGGAAGCCGGCCTCGATCTCTTCCTCGAAAAGCCGATGGTGACCACCGTAGCAGAGGCCGAAACGCTGATCGCAGCTCAGAAGAAGAGCGGCGTCACCATCGTCACCGCCTTCCAGGGCGGGCTTTCGCCGCTGGTACTCGATACCCGCAAACGCGCGCTATTGGGCGAGTTCGGCGAACTGATCGCCATTTCCGGCATGATCTGGGAAAGCTGGTCTTCGAATTATGAGGGTCACTGGAAGCAGCAGCCGGAAATCTCTGGCGGTGGCTTCATGTTCGATACCGGCGCGCACATGATGAACACCGTCTGCCTGCTCGCCAATTCCGATTTCGACAGCGTTTCCGCCTATATGAACAATCACGGCAAGAAGGTCGATATCGCCACCGCGGTCTCCGCCCGCCTGAAGAACGGCGCGCTCGCGACGCTGACGGCCGCCGGCGAAGGCCCTCCCGGCTGCGCTTCCTACATCACCTTCTTCTATTCGAAGGCGATCGTGCGTATCGATGCTTGGGGCGGCTGGCGCGAAATCAGCGTCGGGCGCACCAGCGAGCCGCGCGAAGAGGCCGAAATTCTCAGCAATCCCATGAAGAATTTCCTCGCTATCCGCGCCGGAACGATGGAAAACTCCGGCTCCGTTGAAATGGGTCTCAGATTCGCTAGGCTCTGGGATGCAATCAAGGAATCGGCAGCAGCCGACGGCACCCCCGTCAGGATTGCCGGATAG
- a CDS encoding LacI family DNA-binding transcriptional regulator, with amino-acid sequence MSGTNRRRITSKELAKLAGVSSATISRAFSPDSRIGSATRDRILAVAREYGYQPNAIARSLNNQRSRLVALVVNAIGNPCEAEEQQLLVHRLQARQLLPIILCCADHSDRLQLMRLASTYQVDHVVIFSDMVSMQDAVDIFHTTKPIIVSFEPLENEDVSNIRIDGAVGAGEIIDKIVGDGKRRFAYLSGTKSSWIDKLRRKWFADALARHGLAFEAEAFGDYSYDSGFKEAVLLLHRSKVDAIICGNDVMAIGARDAARRVLGKNTPGDIAIVGQDGIAMAAWDCNDLTTLSLDHAAFMDAVVEVIERHEAGDEGPHSITLACTPRWGSTA; translated from the coding sequence ATGAGCGGAACGAACAGACGGCGGATCACCTCGAAGGAACTGGCGAAACTGGCCGGCGTCTCCTCGGCGACGATATCGAGGGCCTTTTCGCCGGATTCGAGGATCGGCAGCGCCACGCGCGACCGCATCCTCGCCGTTGCCCGTGAATATGGCTACCAGCCGAATGCGATCGCCCGTTCGCTGAACAACCAGCGTTCGCGCCTCGTCGCCCTCGTTGTCAACGCCATCGGCAACCCTTGCGAGGCCGAGGAGCAGCAGCTTCTCGTCCATCGCCTGCAGGCCCGCCAGCTCCTGCCCATCATTCTCTGCTGCGCCGATCATTCGGATCGGCTGCAGCTGATGCGGCTCGCCTCCACCTATCAGGTCGATCACGTCGTCATCTTCTCCGACATGGTGTCGATGCAGGATGCGGTCGACATCTTCCATACGACCAAGCCGATCATCGTTTCCTTCGAACCATTGGAAAACGAGGATGTCTCCAACATCCGCATCGATGGCGCGGTCGGCGCCGGCGAGATCATCGACAAGATCGTCGGCGACGGCAAACGGCGCTTCGCCTATCTCTCCGGCACCAAATCGAGCTGGATCGACAAGCTGCGCCGCAAGTGGTTTGCGGACGCTCTGGCGCGTCACGGCCTTGCCTTCGAAGCGGAAGCCTTCGGCGATTATTCCTACGATTCCGGCTTCAAGGAGGCAGTCCTGCTGCTGCACCGTTCCAAGGTCGATGCCATCATCTGCGGCAACGATGTGATGGCGATCGGCGCGCGCGATGCCGCCCGCCGCGTGCTCGGAAAGAATACGCCTGGGGATATCGCCATCGTCGGCCAGGATGGCATTGCCATGGCCGCCTGGGACTGCAACGACCTGACGACGCTGAGCCTCGACCACGCAGCCTTCATGGACGCGGTCGTCGAGGTGATCGAACGTCATGAGGCCGGCGACGAAGGCCCGCACAGCATTACGCTTGCCTGCACACCCCGCTGGGGTTCGACCGCCTGA
- a CDS encoding glycoside hydrolase family 2 protein has protein sequence MRSVVSLNESWSFHEGFGQRLTEAFDGDYMVSLPHTAVELPFNYFDEKRYQRAFTYQKVLRWLPEFEGREVSILFDGAMADSVVYLNGEEIIAHKDGYTPFEARLTGKLIKGENLITVKIDGSENPAIPPFGGRIDYLTYAGIYRDVWLKVTDRVSIRNLKIETHDVLSDMKSATVRIDIANPQNLTYAATITASLKDAGGIILASAAGETIGSVTTLSFGGLTGIELWDLANPALYEVVVDLRTEHGSDRTSAHFGFRTAKFTPEGFLLNGRPVKLQGLNRHQAYPYVGYAAGRSAQERDADMMKKVLKCNIVRTSHYPQSKWFLDQCDRIGLLVFEEIPGWQHIGDLDWQRESIENVRRMIERDWNHPSIIIWGVRINESLDSHDFYTATNRLAHELDSTRQTGGVRYLTESELLEDVYTMNDFILGNEELPGANRPRTALRSQQENTGLSYKVPYIITEFNGHMHPTKMYDAEQRQAEHVRRHLEVLNAAYGDPDISGAIGWCMFDYNTHKDFGSGDRICYHGVMDMFREPKFAAYVYASQCDPSDEIIMKPVTFWARGERSIGGVLPLIILTNCDEVELTYGSLTKRIGPDRENYPHLPHPPVVLDHRHFTQDELGRWGLEWIDGEFTGFINGEPVASLTLAADPLPTALEVAPDSTTLKARERDTTRVVIRALDQRGQRLPFLNDVVTLTVKGPAKIVGPTAVPLQGGTTGFWLEATGLTGEITVEATSSRFAPVTLSVAAV, from the coding sequence ATGCGTTCCGTCGTTTCCCTCAATGAATCCTGGAGCTTCCACGAAGGGTTTGGCCAGCGCCTGACCGAGGCTTTCGACGGCGACTATATGGTCAGCCTGCCCCATACGGCTGTCGAGCTGCCCTTCAACTATTTCGACGAGAAGCGCTACCAGCGCGCCTTCACCTATCAGAAGGTGCTGCGCTGGCTGCCGGAATTCGAAGGCCGCGAGGTCTCCATCCTCTTCGATGGCGCCATGGCCGATAGCGTCGTCTATCTGAACGGCGAAGAAATCATTGCCCATAAGGACGGTTACACGCCTTTCGAAGCCCGTCTGACCGGCAAACTCATCAAGGGCGAGAACCTGATCACGGTCAAGATCGACGGCAGCGAGAACCCCGCCATCCCGCCCTTCGGCGGTCGCATCGACTATCTCACCTATGCTGGCATCTATCGCGACGTCTGGCTGAAGGTCACCGACAGGGTCTCCATCCGCAATCTCAAGATCGAGACCCACGACGTTCTGTCCGACATGAAATCGGCGACCGTGCGCATCGATATCGCCAACCCGCAGAACCTGACCTATGCGGCAACCATTACCGCCTCGCTGAAGGATGCAGGTGGCATCATTCTCGCAAGTGCCGCCGGTGAGACGATCGGCTCGGTGACAACCCTCTCCTTCGGCGGCCTGACCGGCATTGAACTGTGGGACCTGGCAAACCCGGCGCTCTACGAAGTTGTCGTCGATCTCAGAACCGAACACGGCTCAGACAGAACTTCCGCTCATTTCGGCTTCCGCACCGCCAAATTCACGCCGGAAGGCTTCCTGCTCAACGGCCGCCCCGTGAAGCTCCAGGGCCTCAACCGCCATCAGGCCTACCCCTATGTTGGGTACGCTGCCGGCCGCTCCGCACAGGAGCGTGACGCCGATATGATGAAGAAGGTGCTGAAGTGCAATATCGTGCGCACTTCGCACTATCCGCAGTCGAAATGGTTCCTCGACCAGTGCGACCGCATCGGCCTGCTCGTATTCGAAGAAATCCCCGGCTGGCAACATATCGGCGATCTCGATTGGCAGAGAGAGTCCATCGAAAACGTTCGCCGCATGATCGAGCGCGACTGGAATCACCCCTCGATCATCATCTGGGGCGTGCGCATCAATGAATCGCTCGATAGCCACGACTTCTATACCGCCACCAATCGCCTGGCCCACGAACTCGATTCCACCCGCCAGACTGGCGGCGTTCGCTACCTGACCGAAAGCGAGCTTCTGGAAGACGTCTATACGATGAACGACTTCATCCTCGGCAACGAGGAATTGCCGGGCGCCAATCGCCCACGCACGGCGCTTCGCAGCCAGCAGGAAAATACCGGCCTCTCCTACAAGGTCCCCTACATCATTACCGAATTCAACGGCCACATGCATCCGACCAAGATGTATGATGCCGAGCAGCGCCAGGCCGAGCATGTGCGCCGCCACCTGGAAGTGCTGAACGCCGCCTATGGCGATCCGGATATTTCAGGAGCGATCGGCTGGTGCATGTTCGATTATAACACGCACAAGGATTTCGGCTCCGGCGACCGCATCTGCTATCACGGCGTCATGGACATGTTCCGCGAACCGAAATTCGCGGCCTATGTCTATGCCAGCCAGTGCGACCCTTCGGATGAGATCATCATGAAACCGGTCACCTTCTGGGCGCGCGGCGAGCGCAGCATCGGCGGCGTGCTGCCGCTGATCATCCTGACCAATTGCGATGAGGTGGAGCTGACATACGGCTCTCTGACCAAGCGCATCGGCCCGGACCGCGAAAACTATCCGCACTTGCCGCATCCGCCCGTCGTGCTCGACCACCGCCATTTCACCCAGGACGAACTCGGCCGCTGGGGCCTGGAATGGATCGACGGCGAATTCACCGGCTTCATCAACGGCGAGCCTGTGGCCAGCCTGACGCTCGCCGCCGATCCGCTGCCGACCGCACTGGAGGTAGCGCCCGACAGCACCACGCTGAAGGCCCGCGAACGCGACACGACCCGCGTCGTCATCCGCGCGCTCGACCAGCGCGGCCAGCGCCTGCCCTTTCTGAACGATGTGGTGACCCTGACGGTCAAAGGTCCTGCTAAGATTGTCGGCCCGACGGCCGTACCGCTCCAGGGCGGCACGACGGGTTTCTGGCTGGAGGCAACCGGCTTGACCGGCGAAATCACCGTCGAAGCGACCTCAAGCCGCTTCGCACCAGTCACGCTCTCGGTAGCGGCCGTCTGA
- a CDS encoding ABC transporter ATP-binding protein: protein MAFLEISGLKKRFGAVDILKGIDLELEKGGFLVLVGPSGCGKSTLLNTIAGLEAITSGEIRIDGRSINGLHPSKRDIAMVFQSYALYPNMTVAGNIAFGMEIRGVPKEEREKAIKQVSDMLQIGHLLDRKPSQLSGGQRQRVAMGRALVRNPQVFLFDEPLSNLDAKLRVDMRTEIKRLHQRMGTTIVYVTHDQIEAMTLATKIAVLKDGVLQQFGTPAEIYNSPANVFVADFMGSPAMNLLNATVENGAGGLQVSLERPNGEPLKLPVNAGNNSLTGYAGKQVIFGIRPEALTDIDGADRKAKSVVHGDCAIEVVEPAGSDTFAVTKLGGKSVVARLGADTGILPGQNTRLAFNLDKAVFFDPASQLRIA from the coding sequence ATGGCTTTCCTTGAAATTTCCGGTCTCAAGAAGCGCTTCGGCGCCGTCGACATTCTCAAGGGGATCGATCTGGAACTCGAAAAGGGCGGCTTCCTGGTTCTGGTGGGTCCGTCCGGCTGCGGCAAGTCCACGCTGCTCAACACCATTGCCGGGCTCGAAGCCATCACTTCGGGTGAGATCCGCATCGATGGCCGCTCCATCAACGGCTTGCACCCGTCCAAGCGCGATATCGCCATGGTGTTCCAGAGCTACGCGCTCTACCCGAACATGACCGTTGCCGGCAACATCGCCTTCGGCATGGAAATCCGCGGCGTGCCGAAGGAAGAGCGGGAAAAGGCGATCAAGCAGGTCTCCGACATGCTGCAGATCGGCCATCTGCTCGATCGCAAACCCTCGCAGCTTTCGGGTGGCCAGCGTCAGCGCGTCGCGATGGGCCGCGCACTGGTGCGCAATCCGCAGGTCTTCCTCTTCGATGAGCCGCTCTCCAATCTCGATGCGAAACTGCGTGTCGACATGCGCACGGAAATCAAGCGTCTGCATCAGCGCATGGGAACGACGATCGTCTACGTCACCCATGACCAGATCGAGGCGATGACGCTGGCGACGAAGATCGCTGTGCTGAAGGACGGCGTGCTGCAGCAGTTCGGTACGCCGGCAGAAATCTATAACAGCCCGGCCAATGTCTTCGTAGCTGATTTCATGGGCTCGCCGGCGATGAACCTGCTGAACGCCACCGTTGAAAACGGTGCCGGCGGGCTCCAGGTCTCGCTGGAACGGCCGAATGGCGAACCGCTGAAGCTGCCCGTCAATGCCGGCAATAACAGCCTCACGGGTTATGCCGGCAAGCAGGTCATCTTCGGGATCCGTCCGGAAGCACTGACGGATATCGACGGAGCCGACCGCAAGGCGAAGTCGGTCGTTCATGGCGATTGCGCCATCGAGGTCGTGGAGCCGGCCGGGTCGGATACCTTTGCCGTCACCAAGCTCGGCGGCAAGTCGGTAGTGGCGCGCCTTGGAGCGGATACCGGCATCCTGCCGGGCCAGAATACCCGCCTTGCCTTCAATCTCGACAAGGCGGTCTTCTTCGATCCTGCAAGCCAGCTCAGGATCGCTTAG